The sequence below is a genomic window from Phycisphaerales bacterium.
GGTGCTGGTGGCCGATGACGATGTCCGGCGGATGATCAGCCAGGGGGCCACGGCGCGGACGATCTATGACTGGGCGGCGGCCAACGAATTACTGACGATCGCTCAGGCGGGAAGTTGGCGGGGTTGCGGGGCCTGACCACGATCGAGGAGTTGATGCAGAGTGTCTCGGAGATGTGGACCGGCGAGAGATAGCTGTCGATTACGATGGTCGCATTGCACAGGTCGGACCGTCTTTTCGATACCCCTTCAGTGGTGTCACATTCGGCTTGGCAGGTTCGGTTGGCGGACGAATTGAAATTTGCGCGGCCGGGGGCGTGCATACCGGGGGGCTTGGCGTTGGGTCTCCGGGGGTTCCAGCTTGACGTAGCGGCAGGGGAGCGTAGACTGATTCTCCGCGCGGTGCGGCGGAGGCCGCCCCGAGCGAGCGAAGTTCCTGTAGCTCAACTGGATAGAGCGTCGGCCTCCGGAGCCGAAGGTTGTGGGTTCGAATCCCGCCGGGAACGTTTCCCTCTACTATCACCAGTGATACCCACCGATGCACAAGCGTTGCTATTTCCAACACTTACGGACGTTCCGCGAAATTCGCGAAACGAGATCGGGTTATCAGCAATACCCACCGATGCGCTCGGATTCCCACCGGCTGGATATACTGGGGATATACTGGCCGCCGCTAGTGATTTATTCATCCCGCCCCCGAGCGTCCCGGTTGCCTGTCGCGACGCGACAATTTCGCCGTCGAGCGGGAGTGCCGGGAGCTTGTCGAGCGCGGCCCGCACGTCCACAAGCCGCGCGTCGCGGTAATGTTCGTCCGTTACACCTTCGGCCGCGTGCCGCATCAGGATTGCCCGCTCGGTCAGGTTCACGCCCGCCACGGCTAGTAACGTGTTGAACGTCGCGCGGAGCGCGTGCACGTCAAACGTCCGGCCGTCGTCGTCCACCTTGGAAATCCCGGCCGCGCGCAAGTCTCGATCCAACATTCTCCGCACTTCGATAGGCACTTCGAGCAGCGCTTCGGCGCCGTCCAGCCGCGCGGGAAGCGGCCGGGAAGCGGCCTTCGCTTGCGCCTGTCGCGCGCGCAGCCGCTCGGCCAAGTGTTGAGCTAGGTCCGCCGCCAAATCGCCCCGGAGCGGGATTTCGGCCCCCCGGCGTGATTTCTCATTCTCGGCCCGGAGCACCAGCACCGGCGCCGGTCCGTCGAGCTTCGCGTCCGCCACCCGCACCGACGCGAGTTCGCCACGGCGGAGCCCCGTCAGCGCGAAGCACTTCCACAGCAGCGCCCGCCGTCGGCCCGCCCGCTCCGCCGCGGCGATACGCTCGGTGAGTCGCGCCCGCTGGTCGCCGTCGGCTTCATCCCGGAGCGCGTAGGCCCGCGCTTCACACTCGCCCAGGTTGTCCGGCGTGAGTTCCGCATATGCCCACGCGCCGCGTCGAGTGCCGTCCGGCTTCGGGAGCTTCACCGTCGGCCGCCCAAGTTCCGCCACGGGGCGCCGTCGCGCCGCGTCAATCAAGCGAATGAGTTCACCGGCCGAGAGTGCCCGCCGTCGTCGTCGCGTGTCGGCCCGCTCGGAAGCCGCCGCCATGCGCTGAAACGGGTTCACCATGAGCCGCCCGGTTTCGACGCACCAGCCCGCGAAAGCGCACCACGATATCGCGAACGTGTTCCGCGTCCGTGGTGAGAGCCCCGGCGTGCCGTCCGGCCTCGATTGCATCAGGCCCGCGAGCCACCTTTCGAGCGCGGCCCGATGCAAGTCCGCGAGCTTCGTCCACCCGAGAGCCGCGGCCGCGCGTGTCAGCAGGTCCCGTCGCATCCGTCGATGTTTCGGCGAGCTAGGGAATCCCGTTTTCCGGTTCACCGTCACCGCGAGCGCGTCCAAGTGCGCGGCAATATGCTCTCCTAGCCCAGTCCCGCCATGTTCGGCCGCGCGCGCTTCGCCGCGCGTGAGCACACCCGCGCGCACCCGATCATTCTCTTTCAGGAGCCGAGCCAATTCGGCCCGGGCGCCTTCTTCCGTCGCGCACCCCGTCGGGACGCGCCGCCGGAGTCCGTCGGCGTCGCGAAACTCGGCGAACCATAACCGCGATTCGAGCGCGATACGCCGTTCACCGCCACGCGTCACCGCCACCGGCGCCCACCGTTCCCGGCCGCGGGAATCCCGCCACGCCACCCCCTCCCGGCCGCGCTTCCGCTTCAAGCTCGCGCCCGCGGGAATCGGCCGCATACTTACCGGCCGGAAGATTCGAGCCATGCTAGGATTCCTTTCTCGGTGCTTTCCCGCCCGTCTGCCGAGCTTTCCGCGTCCCTGCCGCCCGCTCCCCCTTGGAGCGTGCCCGCGTTGAATGGCGCCCCGTTTCCTCGCGTTTTACGAGCACGAGCCCTAGCGCGGACGCGAGTTTGCCCGCCACGGTAAGGGAAACGCCCCGCTCGCCCCGCAGGAAGCGTGACACAATGCCGCCACCCACGCCAGACGCGCGGCCAAGTTCGTTCACGCCACGGCCGTCGGCCGCCAGTGCCGCCCGCAAGGTTTCGAGCAGGGTTTCCATGCCCCTAGTATCCCCCGCCCGCGGCCGTTGTCAAACGCCACTAAAACCCGCCACCTTGGGTTGTGCGCAAACCCAGCTCGCCGCCGCCGCGGAGCGTCCCGAAGGGGGAGCGAGCGGCGCGCGGCGCTCTCTCCCTTTAGGGAGAGCCTAATAACGCTCAGCCCCACCTTGTTCCGGCGCGGTCGCGCCAAACTCACCCCGCGACCGCCGCCCCCTCAGGGGAAAAAGCGGCGCGTCGCGCCTTTCCCATAGGGAAAGTCTAGGGGCTACGCGCCCCTCTACGCAAACGCGTAGAGGGGCAGCGCCCTATGTAAATCGGCCCGTAGAGGGCGCGTAGCGCCCCTTACCTAATATCTGAATTCGGAGCAGCGTTGCCGTCCGCTTGGAGCCCACGAGCACCGGAACGTGGGCGCGCCGAATCCAGCTCGCTTTCTCGAGCGCCGTCAGCGCGGCGGAGATCGTTTTCAACCGCGGTATGCCCGTCGCGGCGCTCAACGTTTCCCGTGTCGGCGTGCAAACTGTTGATCTACCGGCCAGGTCGAGCAGGGCCAGGTAAACCACGGGCGCCGCCGAGCACGCCTTGTGCAGCTCACGCACCGTCCCGCGCCGCGTTTTCCGGCCGCGTGCCCGGATCGGCTTTGGCGCGGCCTTGCGCCCGCGAGCCCCCGTGGCGGGTTTCGGCACCGCCTTAACCGTGGCGGGTTCGGGCCGCGGCTTGGCGTAACGTGCTTGCAAGCGTGCGCGTTCCTTAGTCACCGCGCGCCCCCATCGGATGCACGCCGGGCAGCAACCGCACGAGCCCGAGCCCGCCCAGCAGTTCGGCGGATTGCTCAAGGTGCGCGCGACCGTGCCGACACTTTGTCAGGGCCAATTTCAAACACGGATCGCCGTCGCCGCTCTCGTTGTCGCGGGACAGGCTCAACACTTGCCCGGCGAGCGACGCGAACCGCGCCGAGCCGCGCACGCTCGCAAGCGAAGTGTCGCCGCTCCGGAGCGCGCTCTTCGACAACTCGCCGACGAGAATCGCGGCCGCCTCGCTCTCGCGAAGCGCGGATTGAATCGCGGCTAGCGCGCCGTCAAGCCCGGCCACGGGGTCGTCGCCGTTGAGCGTGAGCAACCCGATATGATCCACCACCAGCAGCGTCGGCCGAGTTCTGCGCACGAGCGCCGCAATCGCGCCCGCCGAATCGGCGTCAGTGTTGAATCGCCACCTAGTGCCGATTTCGTCGCCAAGCGCCGCGGCCGTTTCACACAGCAACTCCCGCCCGGCTGGATCGAGTTCGCCGCGCAGCAAGTCGGAGAGCGGCAAGAAACGTTCAACACCGGTGGCGGGGTTGAACCGTACAGCCTGCCCGGCCACGAGTCGCGCGACCCTCACAGCGGGCGCAGTCTCGAGCGCCACAGTCAGCGCCGTTGCATCAGCGTCGGCCCGAAGTACGCCCAGCGTCAGCGCGTCGGCCAGCAGCGTTTTTCCTACGCCCGGTGAGCCCACCAGGCCCAGATATTCGCCGCACGCAAGCCCGCCGGATTCGTCAAGTAATTCGCAGCCAGTAGCCAGCGTTTTCACGAGCGGCCGCCCGTCCAGCGCTGCCGCTAATAGATCGTCGAGCACGTCGGCAAATGCCAGCCCGCCATGGGTAGGGGGCTTAGCGTCGAGTGCTGCGAGCAGGTGTGTTAGATCGACACCGAACGTCCCGAAGCCCTCGCGCTCGGCCGCCCGGATTGCCTGTTGAACGTCGCCATTGTGTTCCAGCGTCGCGAGCACGCCGAGCGCATCGTATGCCGTCCCGGATGCGAACGGCGGTGCGGCCGTCGAAAAGACATAAAACTTCGCGCCGTTCCAGGTGGCGCTATGCCCGTCGCCGTCTTTGCCGGGGCGCCGCCACAATTCATTCGTGCCGTCGCCCATCCCGACGAATGTCCACCCGTGCCTTTCCAGAAGTCCGCGCACGTCGCCGCGTTCGGCGAAGTCGCGCGCCACAAAGCACGGTGAGTCGTCGTCCGTGTCGTCGTCGGGCCCCCCCACGGTGGCGGGTTCGAGTTCATCGAGCGCCTTCGCAGCCTTTATCAGTGCGTCACGTTCAGCCCGCGAGAGCGTCGGCAGCGCGGCGAGTTCGCCATTCGTCGCCACATACCCCGGCGTCGGGGCCACGAGCACGAGCCCACCTTCGCCGCGGGTTTCGATCAGCACTTCCGGCCGCCCGTCGGCGCCGATGCGCGATGCGAGCCTTTGATTGCCTTGCGCGCCACCCGTCACGAGGTAGATAGCGTGCGCGCCGCCGCGCGGTGTGCGTTCAATATAGAGTCGCGCGAGCAGCTCGGGCGGGACGGCATCCGCCCATGCCGTAAAAGCGTCGGGGGCGTCAAAATCCAGCGTTTCGAGCCCGCCGCTAGCCGCACCGCAGACAACAGCCACGCCGTCACAGTTGCCTAACTCAAACCGAGTCGGCCGCTCCGTCTGGTATCGCTTCCACGAGCCGCGCGGCCGCTTGTGTCGCGCATCGGCCGGGAGCGCGCAGAGCCCCGCCGCAAGGTAGCGTTCACCCGCCATTTGACATGCGTTACTTGAATTGCTAGTATCTTGTGGCATTGTACTCGGCTCCTTGTGTTTGGACCCGCCACGGTAGCGTAGACCGTGGCGGGCCTTTTTTTGCCTACCGTGCCCGCGGGCAACCGTTCGCAATCCAATCCAACACGTCGGAGCGCCTCCACTTGACTAGGCCGCCCACCCTCAACGGCTTGGGCATCCGCCCCGCGTCGGACAGTCGGCGAACGTGGTTTGCCGAGCAGCCAAGCAGTCCGGCTACGGCGCGCACATCAGCCAGCATCGGTACCGTCTCTGTAGTTCTCGAATCCATAAAACAGTCCTTTCTTGCGCGCAATGCGGTGCGCTTGTGTGCGGCGATCATACCACAGCACTACAGAATATCAGGGGTTATCGCGGGTGTTTGTAGGTATAAATTGTGGTACATTGTACCAGTGTACCATTGTACCAGTGTACCAGTGTACCAGTGTACAGCCCCTACCCCTCAGCGCACAAAAAAAACCGGCCGACGCGCTTGGATCACGCGCCGACCGGCCAAGAGACAGGCAGGGTGGGCATATCCTCAGGCCACCCGCCGCCATGGCAGATTAGGTTGGCAACTCGTTCACCGCCGCGGCCAGCTCGGGGTGCCGCTCCGGCCAGCTCGCGAGCAAGTCGCGTGCGGCCATTGCCTCGCGTTTTGCGGCGGATGCACGCGAAGAAGTCAGCTTCAACTCGCGAAGGCGCTGCTCCGCGCTCTCGGCGAAGCTGAGCACTGCCCGCACCGCCGCAACCCGCGCGAGTTCGCGCGCTTCAAGCTCGGATGCGAGCGATTGCAGCCGCATGCGTTCTTTGAGCGCTTCATGCACCCCGCGGATGCCGCCATCGTCGATGCCGAGTTCGGCAGCCGCTTCGTTGGCCGCGACAAGCTCGGATTTCGATGCACCCGGTTTGGCCAGAACCGATACCAGCGTTTTCCAGCACTCGGCACGGCGCGCCGCTTCGCGCGCCGCGTCGGCTGAAAGCTCGGCTTGCTCCGCGCGTCGGTGTTCGAGCAGCCCCGCCAGGGGGTCCAGCGTGACGGGTTCAAGCATAGTTTTCCGCGCCATACTATTTCCTCCCCTTTTTTGCAGCGTGCTGCGGCCTCTTTGGGGTGTTTACAGGGCGAGAAAGGTTGTCGCGAATGCGCCGATCGGTAGCGAAGCGATTACACAATTCAATCTCATCGTTCGTTAGCATTTTCATTACCGCGGCCAGGCCCACCCCTTGACGCTTAGCAAAGCCAAGCATGTTCCCCAGCGATTGTACCGCCCTATCCTCAGACTTCGTCATTTCCATTCTCCAACCCAATCACCCAAAAAGTAGGTAAGCAGCCGTTCGCCGGTCCGAAGTGAGCACCCCTCACCACGCGCAACCCGGCGCAGCGTTGTGCGAGCAAGGCCAGTGGCCTTCGAGATTCTAGATATCGGCTGCGTTCGCACCCGTTCCGAAAGCCACCGGAGGATCGTTGTAGCGTCCCTGCTCATGCCAGAAATTGTACATGCTACATTTTGTGGAGTCAACTACTTGTGGCAGCCATGACTACAGGCACCCACCACCGTCCGCGATTCTGCCGCGCCCCCATGAAATGGCGGGTTCAAGTGTAACCGTTGCTACAGATTTCTAGGGAAATCCGCGATTCCAGCGCGCTAACGCCATTCACCGCCATTCGGATTGAATACCTTGTTTCGCTAGAATATCTGCGGCTTATGTTCGCAGGGGCCGGGGGGCCCCAGCAAAGAACCTGCCCACCCCCCAAAAGGGGGGGGGCACCGGGTCAACCCCGCGGTGCCACATACCCGCCGCCCCTGCGCTCCCTGAACCAGCTCAAATTTCCCGGCGCGAACCGAATCCCACCATGCCGCGGAGTCCGCGCACCACAAGCCGCACCACAACCTCACCCGCCGCAGTGCCGCCGGGCTCACTCGTAATCCGCACCGTTGCGACGTACTCACCCGGTGCCAGCGCGGCAGCTTCGCTTGTCACCCCGATCAATAGCACTACGCTCTCGTCGGGTAGAAGTTCACCCCCGAGCCCGCCACCCGTTTCAAGCCACGGCGCCGCCGGGATGGTTGCTACGGAGTATCCCGCCGCATCCTTGCCGGAATTCGTGACCGTCCTTGCGATACCAGCGGGCGCGAACCCGCCACCCGCCCGGCCGCGGAATTGTACGAGTTCATTAGAGTCGATCGTAAGCATGTGCTTGTATCCTTCCCGGGTTCGTCATCGTCGTCGTGCCACGCGAACATCCGGTACCCGCCATTCGCCGAGTTTCGCAACCCTTCTCCGCTCGCGTTCAGCTGCCGACCATCCCTTGCGAATCTCGGCAGCCCTTTGCTCAATTTCCTCCGGCGTCGGATCGGCGCCTTCCTCCCGCCGTCGCACAGCCCGCGCCCGCAACGAGCAAGCTCGTCCGCACGTCACACGGAGCGAATTCCATCCTCTCGAAAATGTCACCCCGCAGAATGAGCAGCGGCCCACCACGGCGGGCCTTGCCTCGTCCAGCCGCAACCTTATCGGCGGTGCGTTCATACAGAGCCCCCCCGCACGATCGCCAGCAACCCGCGCCGTACCAGGTCCGGCAGCATCGGCCACGCCGCCACGATTTCACCTAGTTCGGCGTCGGCTTGGATATACCCGGGATATACCGGCGCGGAGCCGTCCGCAAGTGTGTTGGTTATCAATACCTTACGGGTGCTACCGTCGGCCTCCGGAGCCGAAGGTTGTGGGTTCGAATCCCGCCGGGAACGTTTCCCTTCCAACACTGATGACGCCGCCGCGCTCATCGCCACTCCCATTTGGGGAACACTCCCCGGTGACGCTACACTGAGATCATGACGCGCACGGTCAATCCCGGCCGCCGTCGCCATCGTCGACGAGAAGGTCGACATGCACCCTCCTCGATCGTAACCCACTCGACCCATCGCCCCCAATCCCGATTCCTCCCTGGCACTGCTGCTAAACCTGCTCGCTATTTCCGTCCCCGCCGCCGCTGTGCCCAACATCCTCTACGTCGACGCCCACGCCACCGACGCACCCGACAGGTCCGACTGGTGCCACGCCTTCACCGAACTCCACCGGGCGTTGGCCGTCGCAACCCGGGACCGAAATCCGCATCGCCGCGGGTGTCTACCGACCCGACCCACCGGGCTCGGTGACCCTCGCCAACCCACCTTCACACTCCTCCCCAGCGTCACCATCACCGGTGGATTCGCCGGTTGCGGCGCTCCCAACCCCGACTTCAACGACGCGGCCATCCGCAACCACGCTCTCCGGTGACATACAGCACCCCCAACCTCGATTCCGACAACTGTTACCACGTCTTTGTGGGCAGCGGTGTCAGCAGCAGCACCGTCATCCAGTCTGTCACCATCACCGGCGGCAACGCCAACGGATCTGGCGCCCAACCGCCAGGGTGGCGGCATGCTTCTCTTCACCGCCGCACCGACCATCCCGAAGCTGCATCTTTCGCGACAACCATGCCGTGTTGGGCGGCGTCTTCAATGGCGAGGCTTCCTCGCTTCGTCGGCACCACCTTCACCCAGAATGTCGCCTCCGGCTCGGTGGCGGCGTCTACACATACAACGCCACCGGGACCCGCCGCCAACCTTCGCCAACTGCACTTTCAGCAACAAGCTCCCGCCGAGGGCTACGCGGCCATGCGGAACTATGGAAGCTTCGTTGACATCATGGAC
It includes:
- a CDS encoding helix-turn-helix domain-containing protein translates to MDSRTTETVPMLADVRAVAGLLGCSANHVRRLSDAGRMPKPLRVGGLVKWRRSDVLDWIANGCPRAR
- a CDS encoding helix-turn-helix transcriptional regulator, whose protein sequence is METLLETLRAALAADGRGVNELGRASGVGGGIVSRFLRGERGVSLTVAGKLASALGLVLVKREETGRHSTRARSKGERAAGTRKARQTGGKAPRKES
- a CDS encoding bifunctional DNA primase/polymerase, whose amino-acid sequence is MPQDTSNSSNACQMAGERYLAAGLCALPADARHKRPRGSWKRYQTERPTRFELGNCDGVAVVCGAASGGLETLDFDAPDAFTAWADAVPPELLARLYIERTPRGGAHAIYLVTGGAQGNQRLASRIGADGRPEVLIETRGEGGLVLVAPTPGYVATNGELAALPTLSRAERDALIKAAKALDELEPATVGGPDDDTDDDSPCFVARDFAERGDVRGLLERHGWTFVGMGDGTNELWRRPGKDGDGHSATWNGAKFYVFSTAAPPFASGTAYDALGVLATLEHNGDVQQAIRAAEREGFGTFGVDLTHLLAALDAKPPTHGGLAFADVLDDLLAAALDGRPLVKTLATGCELLDESGGLACGEYLGLVGSPGVGKTLLADALTLGVLRADADATALTVALETAPAVRVARLVAGQAVRFNPATGVERFLPLSDLLRGELDPAGRELLCETAAALGDEIGTRWRFNTDADSAGAIAALVRRTRPTLLVVDHIGLLTLNGDDPVAGLDGALAAIQSALRESEAAAILVGELSKSALRSGDTSLASVRGSARFASLAGQVLSLSRDNESGDGDPCLKLALTKCRHGRAHLEQSAELLGGLGLVRLLPGVHPMGARGD